A window of Sphingorhabdus lacus contains these coding sequences:
- a CDS encoding TetR/AcrR family transcriptional regulator, with translation MDANVTVVAEKAIKGERKKPARQPGRPKYNGKLKEKILDAAEIAFAERGYTGISVRDIAKRAGVNQGLIRYYFETKEQLFDEVYKRRGGLLSGHRHVLLDRLLDSDQPIHVRDIIRAYLQPQWDLKHSGESGAAFARLQSRLHSEAEEHALRLRKEVYDASVKRYVDVLAQAIPHLPRRTIGLRMSFLVGTYMFMLNDLGRIEDLTEGKIHHLSKDEMLDNIVAFLAAGMESDQP, from the coding sequence ATGGATGCCAATGTCACGGTCGTTGCTGAAAAGGCGATAAAAGGTGAGAGAAAGAAACCCGCAAGGCAGCCCGGGCGCCCCAAGTATAATGGCAAATTGAAGGAAAAGATTCTGGATGCAGCGGAAATCGCCTTTGCTGAGCGCGGTTATACTGGGATAAGCGTTCGTGACATTGCGAAACGCGCAGGCGTTAATCAGGGGCTGATACGCTATTATTTCGAAACAAAAGAACAACTTTTCGATGAAGTTTACAAACGACGCGGCGGTCTGCTCTCCGGGCATCGTCATGTATTGTTAGACCGGTTGCTTGATTCTGACCAGCCAATACATGTACGGGACATCATTCGGGCCTATCTCCAGCCTCAGTGGGACTTGAAGCACAGCGGCGAGTCTGGCGCAGCGTTCGCGCGATTGCAGTCCCGCCTTCATTCGGAGGCTGAAGAACACGCCTTGCGACTTCGGAAGGAAGTTTATGATGCGTCGGTCAAACGATATGTAGACGTCTTGGCTCAGGCTATTCCTCATCTGCCACGACGGACGATCGGGTTGCGAATGTCGTTCCTGGTCGGCACATATATGTTCATGTTAAATGATCTCGGGCGCATCGAGGATTTAACGGAAGGCAAGATACACCATCTGTCCAAAGACGAGATGCTCGATAATATAGTGGCGTTCCTCGCCGCCGGGATGGAGTCTGATCAGCCCTGA
- a CDS encoding alpha/beta fold hydrolase yields the protein MGPYRLKDFGGRFLTGEPVHTEGKIWPGIGAYVEWFIPEQSRPVSVLFVHGGGGQGSEFLRTPDGRPGWAHSFLSAGYPVFILDRPGHGRCAWNERILGPALPLPDYGFLYPRFVEPARHDLWAEAAKHDRWPKDPQAGDRFMASQGPMATTLAASQHHVEAIADQLFELTGPTIIVSHSAGGPCGWALAAKGGDKVAGILAIEPLGYPGMVHPLGTFENGLCAAPYAGTADPFERPVAIVSAEASWMRDANARAAAFIRDRGNIFEYIRLEEHGLGGNGHMLMSEINSAAIADLLVGWIEQNLCGQASLPNNEAVQG from the coding sequence GTGGGGCCGTATCGACTCAAGGACTTTGGCGGCCGGTTCCTCACCGGTGAACCCGTTCACACTGAGGGCAAAATCTGGCCGGGGATCGGTGCCTATGTCGAGTGGTTCATACCCGAGCAGTCGCGGCCGGTGTCCGTGCTCTTCGTTCACGGAGGGGGCGGGCAAGGGTCCGAATTCCTGCGGACACCCGATGGTCGGCCTGGCTGGGCGCATAGCTTTCTGAGCGCCGGCTATCCGGTTTTTATCCTTGATCGCCCTGGACACGGGCGGTGCGCCTGGAACGAACGGATACTTGGCCCGGCGTTGCCGCTTCCGGACTATGGGTTCCTTTATCCTCGTTTTGTTGAACCGGCACGGCATGATCTCTGGGCCGAGGCGGCAAAGCATGATCGCTGGCCCAAGGATCCCCAGGCTGGCGACCGGTTTATGGCGAGCCAAGGACCGATGGCGACTACGCTTGCGGCGAGCCAGCATCATGTCGAGGCAATCGCCGACCAACTGTTCGAATTGACCGGCCCTACGATCATCGTTAGTCATTCGGCCGGTGGTCCGTGCGGTTGGGCCCTAGCTGCCAAGGGCGGCGATAAGGTTGCGGGGATCCTCGCGATCGAGCCACTGGGCTATCCTGGGATGGTTCATCCACTCGGAACGTTTGAGAACGGTCTTTGTGCGGCCCCCTATGCCGGGACGGCCGATCCGTTTGAGCGACCCGTGGCAATCGTCTCGGCCGAGGCAAGTTGGATGCGTGATGCCAATGCGCGCGCGGCCGCGTTCATTCGCGATCGCGGAAACATTTTTGAGTATATCCGCCTTGAAGAGCATGGCCTTGGGGGCAATGGACACATGCTGATGAGTGAGATAAACAGCGCAGCGATCGCGGATTTGCTTGTCGGATGGATCGAGCAGAACCTCTGCGGACAGGCTTCCCTTCCTAACAATGAGGCCGTACAAGGGTAG
- a CDS encoding FAD-dependent oxidoreductase: MTQHVIIAGAGPTGLLTAIGLAKAGARVTILESEAQLNDSPRALVYHYPVLPYLEKLGLLQDCVNEGFLRQTFGWHIHSTGEMIEWAGSPAYEDGQALHLHQGLLSRVLARHVAMLPNIEIRYEARLKGCSQHASGVVAELDGPGGPERLEGDFLIGADGANSAVRRDVLGLQFFGVTWPNRYVATNTKIDLSSLGYSPTVMQIDQKHGAVICKIDQSDAWRVTFVEDPELPLEGLPERIDAMFADHLPDLPYEVLAASPYRMHQRVADKMRVGRVILVGDAAHVTNPTGGLGLTGGMFDAFALIEALNRVIHDGADHDILEFYEQDRRRIFTEITSPRASLNLRNLYYLKEGQEKEERIQFLRTVAGDQELIRRELSFTDQLITHF, from the coding sequence ATGACCCAACATGTAATCATCGCCGGCGCGGGACCGACCGGCCTGCTCACGGCGATCGGCCTCGCGAAAGCAGGGGCGCGCGTTACAATCCTCGAATCCGAGGCGCAGCTCAACGATAGTCCGCGAGCGCTTGTGTACCACTATCCAGTTTTGCCGTACCTCGAGAAGCTCGGGCTTCTGCAGGACTGTGTCAACGAGGGCTTCCTTCGGCAGACCTTCGGCTGGCACATCCACAGCACGGGCGAAATGATCGAGTGGGCGGGTTCGCCAGCCTATGAGGACGGCCAGGCCCTCCATCTGCATCAAGGCTTGCTCTCCCGGGTTCTGGCCCGCCATGTCGCGATGCTTCCCAATATCGAAATCCGCTACGAGGCGCGCTTGAAAGGTTGCAGCCAGCATGCGAGTGGCGTGGTCGCCGAGCTTGACGGACCGGGCGGGCCGGAACGCTTGGAGGGTGATTTCCTTATTGGCGCCGACGGCGCGAACAGCGCGGTGCGCAGAGATGTTCTTGGGCTGCAATTCTTCGGCGTGACTTGGCCCAACCGCTATGTCGCGACCAATACAAAGATCGATCTGTCATCGTTGGGATATTCGCCGACAGTCATGCAGATCGACCAAAAGCATGGCGCAGTTATCTGCAAGATCGATCAGTCGGACGCATGGCGCGTTACCTTCGTCGAAGATCCGGAATTGCCCCTCGAGGGGTTGCCCGAACGCATCGATGCCATGTTCGCCGACCACCTGCCCGATCTGCCGTACGAAGTTCTGGCCGCCTCGCCCTACCGGATGCACCAGCGCGTGGCGGACAAGATGCGTGTAGGCCGCGTCATCCTCGTAGGCGATGCCGCACATGTGACCAATCCGACCGGTGGCCTCGGCCTCACGGGCGGAATGTTCGATGCGTTCGCTTTGATCGAAGCTCTGAACCGGGTGATACATGATGGCGCCGATCACGACATTCTGGAATTCTACGAACAAGACCGGCGGCGCATTTTTACCGAAATCACATCACCGCGCGCTTCGCTCAACCTGCGCAACCTCTATTATCTCAAGGAAGGCCAGGAGAAGGAGGAGCGAATTCAGTTCCTCCGCACCGTCGCGGGGGATCAGGAACTGATCCGAAGGGAACTGAGTTTCACCGACCAATTGATCACTCATTTCTGA
- a CDS encoding isochorismatase family protein encodes MSQAEVYERAGFGRSAPRGIRPAVIVVDFSYGFTDTSYPTAADMKAEIAATRRLTDVARERGFPVIYTTIAYQPWEAETLPWLRKATGMKALKVGTRLVEIDSSTGITAGDPIIAKHGASAFHGTNLAGLLTAAGVDTVVVTGATTSGCVRATVVDAVQSGFIVLVPRDCCADRASAPHEANLYDIAQKYGDVTSSDDILNWFGQLGALEGRRSVNQGEVDQ; translated from the coding sequence ATGTCGCAGGCTGAGGTTTATGAAAGGGCGGGATTCGGCCGCAGCGCTCCCAGAGGAATTCGTCCGGCGGTTATCGTGGTCGATTTCTCCTACGGCTTTACCGACACCAGCTATCCCACAGCCGCGGATATGAAGGCTGAGATCGCTGCGACCCGTCGGCTCACCGATGTTGCGCGCGAACGCGGTTTTCCCGTTATTTACACGACCATCGCCTATCAGCCATGGGAGGCGGAAACATTACCCTGGCTTCGCAAAGCGACCGGTATGAAGGCGCTGAAGGTGGGTACGAGGTTGGTCGAGATAGACAGTTCGACCGGCATCACCGCAGGCGATCCCATCATCGCCAAGCATGGCGCCTCGGCCTTTCACGGCACCAATCTTGCCGGTCTGCTTACCGCTGCCGGGGTCGATACGGTTGTAGTTACGGGAGCTACCACATCGGGATGCGTGCGCGCCACCGTCGTCGATGCCGTGCAATCCGGTTTTATTGTGCTGGTGCCGCGCGATTGCTGCGCGGACCGGGCGTCCGCGCCGCACGAAGCCAACCTATATGACATCGCCCAAAAATATGGCGACGTTACCAGCTCTGACGACATCCTGAACTGGTTCGGCCAGCTCGGGGCTTTGGAGGGGCGTCGCTCGGTTAATCAAGGAGAGGTAGATCAATGA
- the ndpE gene encoding 2,5-dihydroxypyridine 5,6-dioxygenase codes for MDRASFIEICLHQLKMSGVGANERLIVLTQGDERLDYADAFLAAGRTLGANIYHMRLPAASPTGGWAVGQTSLAAMPEAVEALKNADMLIDCIFLLFSPEQMAIQAAGTRVLTVVEPPELLARMLPNPKLREKVERAGELLAQAKSMHITSPHGTDVIYKLGTYPIITEYACTDQPGRWDHWPSGFVFTGGDDDGVDGQIVVGPGDVLLPQNIYVREPITYTIKRGWITDIRGGLEADLVKSYMADFEDERGFAMSHIGWGMNPDAKWHRMTPGEFPGGMGMEPRSYLGNVLFSTGPNNELGGMNDTACHLDIPMRGCSLFLDGKPVLIDGEIVVKELQFDRNGSSRETESKVFDVAG; via the coding sequence ATGGATCGCGCAAGCTTTATCGAAATTTGCCTGCATCAACTGAAGATGTCCGGAGTGGGTGCGAACGAGCGCCTGATTGTCCTCACCCAGGGCGACGAACGCCTCGACTATGCGGATGCCTTCCTCGCTGCCGGCAGGACGTTGGGCGCGAATATTTATCACATGCGCCTTCCCGCGGCGTCTCCAACGGGGGGGTGGGCGGTCGGCCAGACGTCGCTCGCCGCCATGCCAGAGGCGGTTGAGGCCCTCAAGAACGCCGACATGCTCATCGACTGCATTTTTCTGCTGTTCTCGCCGGAGCAGATGGCGATCCAGGCGGCCGGCACGCGCGTGCTGACCGTGGTCGAGCCGCCCGAACTGCTCGCGCGCATGTTGCCGAACCCTAAACTGCGCGAGAAAGTCGAGCGGGCGGGGGAATTGCTGGCGCAGGCCAAGTCGATGCACATCACCTCTCCTCATGGAACCGATGTGATCTACAAGCTCGGCACATACCCCATCATCACCGAATATGCCTGCACGGACCAGCCCGGGCGTTGGGATCATTGGCCTTCAGGCTTCGTATTTACCGGCGGGGACGATGACGGTGTCGATGGTCAGATCGTCGTGGGGCCGGGCGACGTGCTCCTCCCCCAGAATATCTACGTTCGCGAGCCAATTACCTATACGATCAAGCGGGGATGGATCACGGACATCCGCGGTGGCTTGGAAGCCGACCTCGTCAAATCCTATATGGCCGACTTCGAGGACGAGCGCGGATTTGCCATGAGCCATATTGGCTGGGGGATGAATCCGGATGCCAAATGGCATCGAATGACGCCGGGCGAATTCCCCGGGGGCATGGGGATGGAGCCGCGCAGCTATCTCGGCAATGTGCTGTTTTCGACCGGCCCCAACAACGAGCTTGGCGGAATGAATGATACGGCCTGCCACCTCGATATTCCCATGCGCGGCTGCTCACTCTTCCTCGATGGCAAACCGGTGCTGATCGATGGTGAAATCGTGGTCAAGGAACTCCAGTTCGACCGAAATGGCAGTTCGAGGGAGACGGAAAGCAAGGTGTTTGATGTCGCAGGCTGA
- the ndpF gene encoding N-formylmaleamate deformylase, with amino-acid sequence MRGYNVHANGIRHHLIQHGEGGPQMLLIPGITSPAVTWDFVAKPLSEHFEVHVLDVRGRGLSQGGDLDYSLDAMADDAVALVEALEMDAPIVLGHSMGARTAIRAARKAPGAFGGLILVDPPVSGPGRRPYPSAWPWYEDSILLAQRGCSAEDMKAFCPTWTEEQRALRAEWLHSCDLDAIDTAYKGFHADDIHQDLPHLDLPMRLVVAGASPVIEEADITEFKCLAPNIEITTVEGAGHMIPWDDLDGFLRAVSDFRI; translated from the coding sequence ATGCGCGGCTATAACGTCCATGCGAACGGCATCCGGCACCATCTGATTCAGCACGGTGAGGGCGGCCCGCAAATGCTGTTGATTCCGGGGATTACCTCGCCGGCGGTCACCTGGGACTTCGTTGCAAAACCCCTTTCGGAGCATTTCGAAGTTCATGTTCTGGATGTGCGGGGGCGCGGGCTCAGCCAAGGGGGAGACCTCGACTATTCGCTCGATGCGATGGCGGACGACGCTGTCGCTCTTGTTGAGGCGCTCGAAATGGACGCGCCTATCGTTCTTGGCCATTCGATGGGCGCACGCACGGCGATCCGCGCTGCGCGCAAGGCGCCGGGGGCCTTTGGCGGGCTGATCCTCGTCGATCCGCCGGTAAGCGGACCCGGCCGGCGTCCCTATCCCTCGGCCTGGCCCTGGTACGAAGACTCCATCCTGTTGGCACAGCGGGGCTGTTCGGCGGAGGACATGAAGGCCTTCTGCCCCACCTGGACCGAAGAGCAGCGCGCGCTGCGGGCTGAGTGGCTCCATAGCTGTGATCTTGATGCGATCGATACCGCCTATAAGGGTTTTCACGCCGACGACATTCATCAGGACTTGCCGCACCTCGATTTGCCGATGCGCCTGGTAGTGGCCGGCGCCTCTCCGGTGATCGAAGAGGCTGACATCACAGAGTTCAAGTGCCTTGCGCCGAACATCGAAATCACGACGGTCGAGGGCGCGGGGCACATGATCCCGTGGGACGACCTAGATGGTTTTTTGCGCGCCGTCAGCGATTTCAGAATTTGA
- the ndpH gene encoding maleate isomerase, with amino-acid sequence METEIPALLRARETISPERFTFHSSRMRMKHVTKEELAAMDAASDRCALELSDAAVDVMGYACLVAIMSMGHGYHRESQARLHQVTVDNGNSAPVVSSAGALVDGIKAIGAKKVAIVAPYMKPLTEMVVNYIRSEGIEVTEWRALEISDNLAVAGHDPARLPGIVASMEQIGDVDAVVLSACVQMPSLPAVSIVEAQVGKPVLTAAIATTWAMLKSLDLDTRVPGGGTLLSGAY; translated from the coding sequence ATGGAAACCGAGATTCCGGCACTCTTGCGTGCGCGTGAGACGATTTCGCCTGAGCGCTTCACCTTCCATTCCTCGCGCATGCGGATGAAGCATGTCACGAAGGAAGAATTGGCCGCGATGGATGCGGCGAGTGATCGCTGCGCGCTTGAACTGTCCGACGCTGCGGTCGATGTGATGGGCTATGCCTGCCTCGTGGCGATCATGTCGATGGGGCATGGCTATCATCGCGAGTCGCAGGCGAGGCTGCATCAGGTCACCGTCGACAACGGCAATTCAGCGCCCGTTGTCTCCTCCGCCGGAGCGCTTGTCGATGGCATCAAGGCGATTGGCGCGAAGAAGGTCGCTATCGTTGCTCCCTATATGAAGCCGCTGACGGAGATGGTCGTGAACTATATCCGCAGTGAGGGTATTGAAGTGACGGAATGGCGCGCTCTTGAGATTTCCGACAATCTCGCGGTTGCCGGGCACGACCCGGCCCGTCTTCCCGGCATTGTCGCCAGCATGGAACAGATCGGCGACGTCGACGCGGTCGTGCTGTCGGCATGTGTGCAGATGCCGTCTCTGCCCGCTGTCTCGATTGTCGAGGCGCAGGTCGGCAAGCCCGTTTTGACCGCGGCGATCGCCACGACCTGGGCGATGCTCAAGTCGCTCGATCTCGACACGCGGGTGCCCGGCGGCGGCACCCTGCTTTCTGGCGCCTACTAA
- a CDS encoding TonB-dependent receptor: MIARLIRGSAHTALAVSLASLPLVYSSAAYAQDAATPEEEQQVAGDSGDIIVTAQRREQRLQDVPVAVSAFGEVAIAARQAVQIGDLMKVTPNTQVASPFGEGGPPNFVIRGISSTDYSANQSKPIAVYIDEGIRGLSTFETMPLFDVERVEVLRGPQGTLYGKNATGGAVNIVTKKPSFSTEGYVTGSYGNFNRVRLQGAVQAPLIDGVLAVRVAALYVHDTGVLENVTPGLGDLDQTDVFAFRGALQFEPSNSFEATLRYNHVRSGGRNYAPFAGNIDFNDPAILFPGNNLSGLPGSNRNGLGFFQTATTNTPERTIRSDGLNLIMNWDASDVIRLTSVTTYDWGKWVDIGDDDGLVIEADDPIVTFGRDIKQFVQELRLATSFDGPFNAQAGLFYSKDSVNAGFDYSLLTDPGCGPACSFGFTPTGTGFVQSNSFDQERKSYAAYLRGDLEITETVSVYGGVRFSRDKVAVANFNAFLGDNIDPLAFPTISGYSDRSTFSNTSFEVGVNWKPSDDVLLYASMREGYRSGAVNAQAFSDPSEITFAPPETARTYEAGFKSTLLDRTLTINGSLFQTDYRNQQVVVTEAGGLFPLRSISGARVRGIEAEITARPIDRVTLGVGIGALDPEYDNDAVVSGSSGTIVAGNQISNSAKFSLNLTGGFVLAEIKDGTVDLNIDASYTSRIYFDIAQTTAVSQKGYWVSNARIAYNGDRFSVGAGVKNLFNQKYFNYGLALRFAGLDYLIRGTPRTYGVDATFRF; the protein is encoded by the coding sequence ATGATTGCTCGATTGATACGCGGTTCAGCACATACTGCGTTGGCAGTTTCGCTCGCTTCGTTGCCGCTGGTTTATTCTTCGGCGGCTTATGCTCAGGATGCCGCAACGCCCGAGGAAGAGCAGCAGGTTGCAGGCGACTCCGGCGACATTATTGTTACCGCGCAACGGCGCGAGCAACGTCTCCAGGACGTTCCGGTTGCCGTCTCCGCCTTTGGCGAAGTGGCGATTGCGGCCCGCCAAGCGGTGCAGATTGGCGATTTGATGAAGGTTACGCCAAATACACAAGTCGCATCTCCCTTCGGTGAAGGCGGTCCGCCCAACTTTGTTATTCGGGGTATTTCTTCAACCGACTATTCTGCGAACCAGAGCAAGCCTATTGCCGTCTATATCGACGAAGGCATCCGCGGTCTTTCAACATTTGAAACGATGCCTTTGTTTGACGTCGAGCGCGTCGAGGTTCTTCGCGGCCCACAGGGAACGCTTTACGGGAAGAATGCGACAGGTGGTGCCGTAAACATCGTAACCAAAAAGCCTAGTTTTTCGACCGAAGGATATGTAACCGGCTCTTACGGTAACTTTAATCGTGTTCGGTTACAGGGAGCCGTGCAAGCTCCCTTGATAGATGGAGTGCTGGCGGTGCGCGTTGCTGCGCTCTACGTCCATGACACTGGCGTGCTTGAAAACGTGACGCCGGGCCTTGGCGATCTGGACCAGACGGACGTCTTTGCTTTCAGAGGGGCACTGCAGTTCGAACCCTCGAACAGCTTTGAGGCTACGCTACGTTACAACCATGTTAGGAGCGGTGGCCGTAACTATGCGCCGTTCGCCGGGAACATTGATTTCAATGATCCGGCAATTTTGTTTCCCGGCAATAATTTGTCCGGTCTTCCCGGATCGAACCGAAATGGCTTGGGCTTTTTTCAAACTGCAACGACCAACACGCCAGAGCGGACTATCCGCAGCGATGGGCTAAACCTGATCATGAATTGGGATGCATCCGATGTTATCAGGCTGACCTCTGTGACGACCTATGACTGGGGCAAGTGGGTCGATATTGGAGATGACGACGGCCTTGTTATCGAGGCGGATGACCCGATCGTCACCTTTGGCCGAGATATCAAGCAGTTCGTTCAGGAGTTGCGTTTGGCGACGTCATTTGATGGACCATTCAATGCTCAGGCCGGTCTTTTCTATTCGAAAGACTCGGTCAATGCCGGGTTCGATTATTCGCTCCTTACCGATCCGGGTTGCGGTCCCGCATGCAGCTTTGGATTTACGCCAACCGGAACGGGTTTTGTCCAGTCAAATAGTTTCGATCAAGAGCGCAAAAGCTATGCGGCTTATCTTCGTGGCGATTTAGAAATAACTGAGACAGTTTCCGTATATGGCGGTGTGCGATTCAGTCGGGATAAAGTCGCTGTTGCAAACTTCAACGCATTCCTAGGGGATAATATAGATCCCTTGGCCTTCCCAACCATAAGTGGCTATTCCGACCGCAGCACCTTTAGCAATACCAGCTTCGAAGTAGGTGTAAATTGGAAGCCTTCCGACGACGTCTTGCTCTATGCCTCCATGCGCGAAGGCTATCGCAGCGGTGCAGTGAATGCGCAAGCGTTCAGTGATCCGTCCGAAATCACCTTCGCGCCCCCTGAGACGGCGCGGACCTATGAAGCTGGCTTCAAATCTACCCTGCTAGATCGCACGCTGACGATCAACGGTTCACTGTTCCAGACCGACTACCGTAACCAGCAGGTCGTCGTGACTGAAGCGGGGGGGTTGTTTCCTCTCCGTTCGATCAGTGGTGCCCGCGTCCGCGGTATCGAAGCCGAGATAACTGCGCGGCCAATAGATCGGGTAACGCTTGGTGTGGGCATTGGTGCACTGGATCCCGAATATGACAACGATGCTGTCGTATCAGGTTCGAGCGGCACCATTGTCGCCGGGAACCAAATATCAAATTCTGCGAAATTTAGCTTAAACCTCACGGGCGGCTTCGTGCTCGCGGAAATTAAAGATGGGACGGTCGATCTCAACATTGATGCGTCTTATACCTCGCGCATCTATTTTGATATTGCGCAAACGACAGCGGTTTCCCAGAAGGGCTATTGGGTTTCCAACGCTCGGATTGCGTACAACGGAGATCGTTTTTCTGTTGGTGCAGGCGTGAAAAACCTCTTCAATCAGAAGTATTTCAACTACGGTTTAGCGTTGAGGTTTGCGGGGCTTGATTACCTCATTCGGGGCACGCCGCGCACATATGGCGTAGATGCTACTTTCCGGTTCTAA
- a CDS encoding APC family permease — MTQTKVAVASGSVQPAVDGQSVALPRSLSTFRLAVFVIAAVAPLACVIGVLPVALVFGSGTALPLAFVVATVVTALFAVGYSAFSREVVTGGAFYTYIAHGLGPVVGLGAAGVAVASYTMFVPGGFSYLGYMMQTTFSDLLGFDLHWVVYSLVAWVIIGFLGLRQIDFSARVVLIVILIEFMLLLFFDAILVGQLGSAAFPAQSLDFSGLLGGAPGVAILLAFTCYFGIESAALFSEEAKSPQKSVARATYIAIFIIGIFYFITSWITIGAIGPDNIKGIPEADVGLVYFKLSDKYVNDAFTTIIQAALVTSMFATVLSMHNVAARYLFVLGRQGFLPRVLGRAHPVHGAPTAASASISVVALIVFTSAAFLGLHPMLGLGLIVLGFAAVGVMFMQALTSVAVVSYFRKHPERHLWQHVIAPILAFLGLLVALYFAVTNFEYLSGSQNPVVNRIPIGIPLAMAAGIGFALWLRRYRPAKFAEMQLDDL, encoded by the coding sequence ATGACCCAAACAAAGGTCGCCGTCGCATCTGGGTCTGTTCAGCCCGCCGTTGACGGTCAATCCGTTGCGCTTCCGCGCTCTCTGAGCACATTCCGGCTCGCTGTCTTTGTTATCGCGGCCGTCGCGCCACTCGCCTGCGTCATTGGGGTGCTGCCCGTGGCACTTGTGTTCGGTAGTGGCACGGCCCTCCCGCTGGCATTCGTCGTTGCGACGGTCGTCACGGCATTGTTCGCAGTGGGCTATTCCGCTTTCAGTCGCGAAGTGGTGACTGGCGGCGCATTTTACACCTATATCGCGCACGGCCTCGGTCCGGTTGTAGGCTTGGGAGCAGCCGGCGTCGCGGTCGCATCATACACAATGTTTGTGCCAGGGGGATTCAGTTATCTCGGTTATATGATGCAAACCACATTCAGCGACTTGCTCGGATTCGATCTCCACTGGGTCGTTTATTCTCTGGTAGCCTGGGTAATTATCGGTTTCTTGGGCCTTCGCCAGATCGACTTCAGTGCCAGAGTGGTGCTGATCGTCATCCTTATCGAATTCATGCTACTGCTATTTTTCGATGCAATTCTTGTTGGACAGTTGGGCAGCGCGGCTTTCCCGGCTCAATCGCTCGATTTCAGCGGTCTGTTAGGTGGTGCGCCCGGTGTTGCGATCCTGCTCGCGTTTACCTGCTATTTCGGTATCGAGTCCGCTGCACTGTTTTCCGAGGAAGCAAAGTCCCCCCAAAAATCGGTGGCCCGGGCAACTTACATCGCAATCTTCATAATCGGTATCTTCTACTTCATCACTTCGTGGATTACTATAGGTGCAATTGGACCCGACAACATTAAGGGAATTCCCGAAGCAGACGTCGGCCTCGTCTATTTCAAGCTGAGTGATAAGTATGTAAATGACGCATTTACAACTATCATCCAGGCGGCTCTCGTTACCAGCATGTTTGCGACCGTTCTTTCGATGCATAATGTTGCTGCGCGCTATCTGTTCGTGCTTGGCCGTCAGGGCTTTCTGCCCCGCGTGCTCGGTCGCGCGCATCCGGTACACGGCGCGCCAACAGCAGCAAGCGCCTCGATTTCGGTCGTCGCGCTTATTGTCTTTACAAGCGCTGCATTTCTGGGGCTGCACCCAATGCTTGGACTGGGCTTGATCGTTCTTGGTTTTGCGGCGGTAGGTGTAATGTTCATGCAGGCTCTGACCAGTGTTGCGGTTGTGTCCTATTTCCGAAAGCATCCCGAACGTCACCTCTGGCAGCACGTGATCGCGCCGATATTAGCGTTTCTCGGGTTGTTGGTGGCGCTGTACTTCGCGGTGACAAACTTCGAATATCTGAGCGGCAGCCAGAATCCGGTGGTCAATCGCATTCCGATTGGCATACCGTTGGCAATGGCGGCCGGCATAGGGTTCGCGCTTTGGCTCCGCCGTTATCGTCCAGCGAAGTTCGCTGAGATGCAGCTGGACGACCTGTGA